A region of Lycium barbarum isolate Lr01 chromosome 1, ASM1917538v2, whole genome shotgun sequence DNA encodes the following proteins:
- the LOC132614552 gene encoding uncharacterized protein LOC132614552 — protein sequence MEDSILRQKARIKWAEEWDSNMKYFHNTIKARRRRAQIYKIKDRNDQWVEGNAYISKAAIDHFSEIFTGNSRDMNLDFIRGCDNLVSTEDNYLLTRYPTAEEIKMAIDSMDPNSCAGPDGFNGHCFQHCWDIIKRERLSPALFIIAAETLSRTLNHLNQNDKFINFSMHKKAPQINHLSYVDDLVLFTSVDKFSIKLMMNLLRLYQNASGQEINNDKTFFITHSKTNMIYNRRIRRWKGYKQSSFPFTYLGCPIYSGRKRISYFSDISKKVLNKIAGWQGRFLSPGGKATIIKHVLQSHALHIFAALMPPVTTLYEIEMQWWRLRIEPSLWAQFIRAKYCQRSNLNSKIIAPKDSAAWKDLLHLRDKIEANISWNINSGNILFWWDNWTQQGSLYQMLNPTVKPGNVKVKYFLVNQQWELDDNPFSLSRDTLNLIKSIHIGKEDEKDQAIWNPNSNGLFTCSSAFDLLRNKRVSFFMWKLLKKNLPLDANLSRFNIDKGASCCCCRTACVETGNHVFAQSELAKQTWKIITRPLGISITGSTVQTVLWQCWRQKPRNIVHKFLLFITPMIIKVAIRKKFKSIDYTWNWSKVCLQAENFKAVITSKMIRWSKPIGNNWKLNTDGSYKENQNKARDWLTKDRK from the exons ATGGAAGATTCTATTTTAAGACAAAAAGCTAGAATCAAATGGGCAGAAGAATGGGATTCCAATATGAAGTACTTTCACAATACTATCAAGGCTAGGAGAAGAAGAGCCCAAATTTATAAGATTAAAGATCGAAATGATCAATGGGTCGAAGGTAACGCATATATCTCCAAAGCTGCAATTGATCATTTCAGTGAAATTTTCACTGGGAACTCAAGGGATATGAATTTGGACTTTATTAGAGGATGTGATAATCTGGTCAGTACTGAGGACAACTACCTTTTAACAAGATATCCCACAGCAGAAGAGATTAAAATGGCAATAGATTCTATGGACCCTAACAGTTGTGCAGGACCAGATGGATTTAATGGTCATTGTTTTCAACACTGCTGGGACATCATCAAAAGAGAG AGGCTTTCTCCTGCTCTTTTTATTATTGCTGCTGAAACCCTGTCAAGAACCTTGAATCATCTTAATCAAAATGATAAGTTCATTAATTTTTCCATGCATAAAAAAGCACCCCAAATTAATCACCTTAGCTATGTTGATGACCTTGTCCTATTCACTTCTGTTGATAAATTTTCTATTAAGCTCATGATGAATCTGCTAAGGTTGTATCAAAATGCTTCTGGACAGGAGATTAACAATGATAAAACCTTCTTTATCACCCATAGTAAGACTAACATGATTTATAACAGGAGGATAAGAAGGTGGAAAGGTTACAAACAATCTTCTTTCCCCTTCACTTATTTAGGTTGTCCTATATACAGTGGTAGGAAAAGAATCTCTTATTTTTCTGATATTTCCAAAAAGGTTCTTAATAAGATTGCAGGTTGGCAAGGAAGATTCTTATCCCCGGGAGGTAAGGCCACCATTATTAAGCATGTTCTGCAATCACACGCCTTACATATATTTGCTGCTTTAATGCCACCTGTTACAACACTCTATGAGATTGAAATGCA ATGGTGGAGATTGAGAATAGAACCTTCTTTGTGGGCACAATTTATTAGAGCAAAGTATTGCCAGAGAAGCAATCTCAACTCTAAGATAATTGCTCCAAAAGACTCGGCTGCCTGGAAAGATTTACTTCATCTCAGAGATAAAATTGAGGCCAACATCAGTTGGAACATTAACTCTGGTAATATTCTTTTTTGGTGGGATAACTGGACTCAACAAGGGTCTCTTTATCAGATGCTAAATCCTACTGTCAAGCCAGGTAATGTAAAAGTTAAATATTTCTTAGTGAATCAGCAATGGGAGTTGGATGATAATCCTTTTTCCTTATCAAGGGATACTTTGAATTTGATCAAAAGTATTCACATTGGTAAAGAAGATGAAAAGGACCAGGCTATTTGGAATCCGAATAGCAATGGACTTTTTACATGTTCCAGTGCTTTCGATTTACTGAGAAATAAACGA GTTTCTTTCTTCATGTGGAAGCTTTTAAAGAAAAATCTCCCTCTGGATGCTAATCTCTCAAGATTTAACATTGACAAAGGtgctagttgttgttgttgcaggaCTGCATGTGTGGAAACTGGTAATCATGTTTTTGCACAAAGTGAGCTTGCAAAACAAACATGGAAAATCATTACCAGACCTCTGGGGATTAGCATTACTGGCTCAACAGTCCAAACAGTTCTTTGGCAGTGCTGGAGACAAAAACCAAGAAATATTGTTCACAAATTCCTCCTATTTATCACTCCAATGATA ATCAAGGTGGCAATCAGAAAGAAATTCAAATCCATAGACTACACCTGGAATTGGAGCAAAGTTTGTTTACAAGCAGAAAATTTCAAAGCAGTGATAACAAGTAAGATGATCAGGTGGAGCAAACCAATAGGTAACAATTGGAAGCTCAACACGGATGGAAGCTACAAGGAAAATCAAAACAAAGCAAga gattGGTTGACTAAGGATAGGAAATGA
- the LOC132605156 gene encoding 2-oxoglutarate-dependent dioxygenase 21, chloroplastic-like: MDGIFNMDGENESSSSFPIGKTPQEKGMSHVPKCYMVSSSQRPNLNNPEVARVPLVDLAGMNDDSERRSIIIQDIAEACRRNGFFQVINHGISQEILDAAISAAFGFFDLPTEDKEKFMSNDVFKPVRYGTSLRDGEDKVQFWRVFLKHYANPLSDWIKLWPQNPPDYRQKMGNYAEEEQKLAMNIIGLITEGLGLGPTYLSKKWEEGVNVMAVNSYPPCPQPSLALGLPPHSDYSILTIVLQSSLGLEILDSEDGQWRVVPHLKGTLEVHVGDHLEVLSNGLYKSAVHRVTLNSEKARVSVASLHSLGMDEKIDTAKELVDEEHPKGYKESSFTDFLKFLSENDLGQGKRFLMTIKNN; encoded by the exons ATGGATGGGATTTTTAATATGGATGGGGAAAATGAAAGCTCTAGCTCATTTCCTATAGGAAAGACTCCACAAGAGAAAGGGATGTCACATGTTCCCAAGTGTTACATGGTGTCATCTTCACAGAGGCCCAATTTGAATAATCCAGAGGTTGCTAGAGTCCCTTTGGTTGATTTGGCTGGGATGAATGATGATTCCGAGAGGAGATCAATAATCATCCAGGATATTGCAGAGGCTTGCCGCCGCAATGGTTTCTTTCAG GTAATCAACCATGGAATATCCCAGGAAATACTAGATGCAGCAATTTCAGCCGCCTTTGGTTTCTTTGACCTGCCAACTGAAGACAAAGAAAAATTTATGTCAAATGACGTGTTCAAACCTGTCCGATATGGTACAAGCTTGAGGGATGGTGAAGACAAGGTTCAGTTCTGGAGAGTCTTCCTCAAACATTATGCAAATCCTTTAAGTGATTGGATTAAACTGTGGCCTCAAAACCCGCCTGATTATAG GCAGAAGATGGGTAACTATGCAGAGGAAGAACAAAAATTGGCCATGAACATCATTGGTCTAATCACTGAAGGCCTAGGACTTGGTCCAACATATCTAAGCAAAAAATGGGAAGAAGGGGTGAATGTAATGGCAGTGAATTCTTATCCTCCATGTCCTCAACCAAGCCTTGCACTAGGATTGCCACCACATTCAGATTACAGTATCCTAACAATTGTCCTTCAGAGTTCATTAGGCCTTGAAATTTTGGACAGTGAAGATGGACAATGGAGGGTCGTCCCACACCTTAAGGGTACCCTTGAAGTCCATGTGGGTGACCATTTAGAAGTACTAAGCAATGGTTTGTATAAAAGTGCGGTACATAGAGTTACCCTCAACTCTGAGAAGGCTAGAGTTTCAGTTGCTAGCTTGCATAGTTTGGGAATGGATGAGAAAATTGATACAGCTAAAGAGCTAGTGGATGAAGAGCATCCAAAGGGTTATAAAGAAAGCAGCTTCACAGATTTTCTCAAATTCTTGTCTGAAAATGATCTTGGACAAGGGAAGAGGTTCCTCATGACAATCAAGAACAACTAG